Proteins encoded by one window of Vibrio panuliri:
- a CDS encoding chemotaxis protein yields MFIRRAVSLFTLLLAVLVSGCSLLEVKIDSQTVPLTKQELNMRIMTREYAQQFFAQVEQAADVLHQQYDSRDQVYQSYVLLWKINAEEGLQSAAYQVSPMAALIDTWVFTHQMNQFYQQGKGKDLFELDAAKQVSAHLANEIDDLAQSLLKGSSYKKSRQFVAEFVEQYPFSDLSFIRTPAYRAWLAANQISEEDAVTTLGTMPEAIGDVSDRLSLVSEQTPKIMTWKAQLLALNSSASIEQVNQALDSLKVTSDALNDFIINNPQYMTDLAQKMATELQPLVEDIDQKTEQRLEQLSEERKALEAMVARERQEVAAIISLEREKFAQDLDHVSQQVVTLAMDKLIELIKSTILYFVLFIAVIFFAPLGLGYLLGKRSAGKAKS; encoded by the coding sequence ATGTTTATTAGGCGCGCGGTTTCACTCTTTACCCTTTTATTAGCTGTTCTTGTTTCAGGCTGTTCACTACTTGAAGTGAAAATTGATAGCCAAACCGTTCCTTTGACTAAGCAAGAACTCAACATGCGCATTATGACACGTGAGTACGCGCAGCAGTTTTTTGCTCAAGTTGAACAAGCGGCAGATGTACTGCATCAGCAATATGACTCTCGTGATCAGGTGTACCAATCCTATGTGCTGTTGTGGAAAATCAATGCAGAAGAGGGGCTGCAATCTGCCGCTTATCAAGTCTCACCAATGGCAGCTTTGATTGATACTTGGGTATTTACTCACCAAATGAACCAGTTCTACCAACAGGGTAAAGGTAAGGATCTATTTGAGTTGGACGCCGCTAAGCAAGTGTCGGCTCATCTGGCGAATGAAATTGATGACTTAGCTCAATCGCTGCTTAAAGGGAGCTCTTATAAAAAATCTCGCCAGTTTGTTGCAGAGTTTGTCGAACAATATCCATTTAGTGACTTAAGTTTCATCCGAACTCCGGCTTATCGCGCATGGTTGGCGGCCAACCAAATTAGTGAAGAAGATGCGGTGACAACATTAGGAACCATGCCGGAAGCCATTGGGGATGTCTCAGATCGTTTGAGCTTAGTCTCAGAACAAACACCGAAGATTATGACGTGGAAGGCTCAGCTTTTGGCGCTGAATAGCAGTGCAAGCATTGAGCAAGTAAACCAAGCCTTGGATAGTCTCAAAGTGACGTCGGATGCGTTGAATGATTTCATTATCAACAACCCTCAATATATGACTGACTTAGCGCAGAAGATGGCGACCGAACTGCAACCGCTGGTAGAAGATATCGATCAAAAAACCGAGCAGCGCTTAGAACAGCTGAGTGAAGAACGTAAGGCTCTCGAGGCGATGGTGGCGCGTGAACGACAAGAAGTGGCAGCGATTATCTCTTTAGAGCGTGAGAAGTTTGCTCAAGACTTAGACCATGTTTCTCAACAAGTGGTCACGTTGGCGATGGATAAGTTAATCGAACTGATTAAGAGTACTATTTTGTACTTTGTGTTGTTTATTGCGGTGATCTTTTTCGCTCCACTAGGGTTAGGTTATCTACTAGGGAAACGATCAGCAGGCAAAGCAAAAAGTTAG
- a CDS encoding Hpt domain-containing protein: MDKRQLTIGWSLVLLWFVTIAAITYNFQATEQRVEQIEQLGGHIQEFRNSLYFDKPYRSDMTAQQKQRLTQITELCEQLKKTPHLAWSQPDIEQLLFSTQRFVELSQAYIDTELALKELIASIQQRRLQFNTDPDIQAFYYKLSAYVFEALFSAQSSNSMAYRDLDTLYSQSLTLQSDQRQLLQTALAQTSSVMGSFAQGGYLVEQLANHSVHQEVRDIETRYHHSMTMAVVVGVVVSGALILFLMTLYHRRLVTKTTSDSEQTNESSSQSYRHEVVAPSMASPTPEPVEPTTSDEVQIDFAVMLDSLGDDKEAMCMLLEVFINDHQDDVAQISSSLQSAPDEAKRKAHSLKGVGGNLGAYQLRDIAGQIEVAIEQDVTQVPQLLPQLDSKLKLAIKEAQDFIQRENG; encoded by the coding sequence ATGGATAAGCGTCAACTGACAATCGGTTGGTCATTAGTACTACTGTGGTTTGTGACTATTGCCGCAATCACATATAACTTCCAAGCGACAGAGCAGCGAGTCGAGCAAATCGAGCAACTGGGTGGACACATTCAGGAGTTTCGCAATTCGCTCTATTTTGATAAGCCATATCGTAGCGATATGACGGCTCAGCAAAAGCAACGTTTGACGCAAATTACAGAGTTGTGTGAGCAACTCAAGAAAACGCCTCATTTAGCATGGTCTCAGCCTGATATTGAGCAGTTGTTGTTTTCCACACAACGCTTCGTTGAGTTAAGCCAAGCGTATATTGATACTGAATTAGCACTCAAAGAATTGATCGCTAGCATTCAACAAAGACGCCTGCAATTCAACACCGACCCAGACATTCAAGCCTTCTACTACAAACTTAGTGCTTATGTGTTTGAAGCGCTGTTTTCCGCCCAATCTTCGAACTCAATGGCCTACCGCGACCTTGATACGCTCTATAGCCAATCTTTAACTTTGCAATCTGATCAACGTCAGTTGTTACAAACGGCACTCGCGCAGACTTCCAGTGTGATGGGGAGCTTTGCTCAAGGCGGTTATCTGGTTGAGCAATTAGCCAATCACTCAGTTCATCAGGAAGTGCGAGATATTGAAACGCGCTATCATCATAGTATGACGATGGCTGTTGTTGTCGGTGTAGTGGTCAGTGGCGCACTTATTCTATTTTTGATGACGTTGTATCATCGTCGATTAGTGACGAAAACAACATCGGATAGTGAGCAAACTAACGAGTCATCATCTCAATCATATCGTCATGAAGTTGTCGCTCCTAGTATGGCGTCGCCAACCCCAGAACCAGTTGAGCCTACAACGTCAGACGAGGTTCAAATTGACTTTGCTGTGATGCTTGATTCTTTGGGTGATGATAAAGAAGCAATGTGTATGTTACTTGAGGTGTTTATTAATGATCATCAAGATGACGTAGCGCAGATTTCATCATCACTGCAAAGTGCACCGGATGAAGCCAAGCGTAAAGCACATAGCCTAAAAGGGGTTGGGGGTAATTTGGGGGCGTATCAACTGCGCGACATCGCGGGCCAGATTGAAGTGGCCATCGAGCAAGATGTCACCCAAGTTCCCCAATTGTTGCCACAATTAGATAGCAAGCTCAAATTGGCAATCAAAGAAGCACAAGATTTTATCCAGCGTGAAAATGGCTAG
- a CDS encoding type VI secretion system ImpA family N-terminal domain-containing protein, which produces MSKTVLLDQVVYHITPDSQSIRNREEYQKVRDEINGRFNPLSGGTQWLEVYHACEQLAKGPGIDLLMCGYLTVAKLKIEGLSGYANGLELLMQCLTILPKPDSKTAKKRKEVLSWVNSKVLPELKQLKPTQEQLRALYRCENMCDRIHQWMALQQPDVSVDFDGVGYVLFEHIDHIETRYHTAIKRQDKQSKSAGYITPKRHRLSLLATGLLTTMTSVTALWLCYNPNVFNPYPFQQTVTTPVLTQSNLDDYLANTKPARVLAVQSELVPLYQMAIEANSHVSVEQPYLKAIEQLNVLQALYANDVQVEQIGHKLQKNQHEAIEQADQFVARFSEMRTRMANIALLAKKQRWSQVANETKSLEEFAVSLSPIYGRVGYVETLIANDQQQLAMEEFEELKRRLNHLSWKVVQLQQLLAE; this is translated from the coding sequence ATGTCCAAGACAGTTTTACTGGACCAAGTTGTCTATCATATTACTCCGGATTCGCAATCCATCCGGAATCGAGAAGAATACCAAAAGGTTAGAGATGAAATTAACGGTCGTTTTAATCCGTTATCAGGGGGAACGCAGTGGCTTGAGGTCTATCATGCCTGTGAGCAACTCGCTAAAGGGCCAGGCATTGATTTACTAATGTGTGGGTATTTGACGGTGGCGAAGCTCAAAATTGAAGGGTTATCGGGCTATGCCAATGGTTTAGAACTTCTGATGCAGTGCTTGACCATACTGCCCAAACCTGACAGCAAAACGGCGAAGAAACGCAAAGAGGTGTTGAGTTGGGTCAATAGCAAGGTTTTACCGGAACTTAAGCAGCTCAAACCTACTCAAGAGCAACTTCGCGCGCTTTACCGTTGCGAAAATATGTGTGACAGAATCCACCAATGGATGGCATTGCAACAGCCCGATGTCAGTGTGGATTTTGATGGGGTCGGTTACGTTTTGTTTGAGCATATTGATCACATTGAAACTCGCTACCACACGGCAATAAAGCGCCAGGATAAGCAGAGTAAAAGTGCAGGTTATATTACGCCTAAGCGACATCGATTAAGTTTGTTGGCAACTGGCCTCCTAACGACAATGACTAGCGTGACAGCACTTTGGCTCTGCTACAATCCGAACGTGTTTAACCCTTATCCGTTTCAACAAACCGTCACAACGCCAGTATTAACCCAGAGTAACCTTGACGATTATTTGGCGAACACTAAGCCTGCAAGGGTGTTGGCTGTGCAATCTGAGTTAGTTCCTTTGTACCAAATGGCAATAGAAGCGAACTCACATGTGTCTGTCGAACAGCCATACCTAAAAGCGATTGAGCAGCTCAATGTGCTGCAAGCCTTGTATGCCAATGATGTTCAAGTTGAGCAGATTGGTCATAAGTTACAGAAAAATCAGCATGAGGCGATAGAGCAGGCGGATCAGTTTGTTGCTCGGTTTAGTGAGATGCGCACTAGAATGGCCAATATTGCTTTGCTGGCCAAAAAACAGCGTTGGTCACAAGTCGCGAATGAAACCAAGTCGCTAGAAGAGTTTGCTGTGAGTTTGTCGCCTATCTACGGACGTGTTGGTTACGTTGAAACATTAATTGCTAACGACCAGCAGCAATTGGCGATGGAAGAGTTTGAGGAGCTAAAAAGGCGGTTAAATCATTTAAGTTGGAAGGTGGTTCAGCTGCAGCAGTTACTCGCGGAGTAA
- the tssM gene encoding type VI secretion system membrane subunit TssM yields MWKFIIGIVRKLKPGMAAALPILLFTLFILLNVAIWWAGPWLEVFGTKPLETLMARGIASALFTLLALSMWGIGQWRKLQGFKSQQKREEQLKHDPISVYEERQEAELNGVMKELKQSLNTRNYLYSLPWYLVLGLENAGKTSLINRSGQSFALSSVMRASGQKSENPYSFDWWIGDESVLIDPDGELLTQGNRSEENDGELERRLWLNFVTWLEKTRSRRPLNGIVLALDISHLATSSTSERKVYANLLRARLRELMETLSTRLPVYITLTKLDLLYGFEPFFKHYSKAQRDEVLGFTFSLESVDNLDHWLEEFSNDYQQFVTRINQLFPYAVAEPLEQEERDAIYSFTRQIAGLQDILKAFFQDALSSDQFSTSALVRGAYFTSVYQQGVPSNAFGDSASRRYGLSHAVNKAQNAKNSTIYFTQKLFSNVIYPEAGLASDNFRVAKHKRRLVGLSVTACLVATVLLTGTWHRYYLTNVNQSDAVLTKVNEYKSQYPSNLSLASQKDILEPLNKIRQATLEFGFFRDKPRYISDFGLYQGHTIGPMVEDTYLNLLENRFLPLLMADVVVALEQAESEEDKLAVLRVYRMMVDKSGRYEEYVLDYFGKYWQRAFAGQKQVQGELLDHLDYAMRHTDIAGARFAGDELAERIMKPYDRTIASAQAELSTMPNDQRVYRNLKLNAQTVLGPSISIRNLVGPIFDIVFEERAVNNSLYIPQMLTREGFENYFMPRTESVSELALIDSWVLGQSKTAQFSEADKRVLREKIRSLYVADYVNTWRAALNDIDVKYFTDINEAVMVLENLTGNVEPLQRLLRTLENNTHVIAGLEADSEANEELIKSSKYKVASSIQSPFSELNLMLKSVGDQPAYINEVLASVDELKTYLKAIQESPDIGMAALDATKARVKLVSVDPIYTLKRISSGLPRPLDSMVAKLADESWYVVKQEAIKHLEVRWYEDVYKPYYTKLASRYPFKPGSEKDVALEDFEAFFAPQGTLDSFYNNQLKVFIDENIAVDDYDASQSLIRPEVLAQIEQAQRIRQAFFNRKGILDVNFSVEPLHLSGNKRRSILNVDGQFLSYSHGPREGVELIWPNTLRDSAVSKVTLVPTKSNLSPRSINLKGPWAFFRLLEQGSVMSASKTSVDYRFAVDGGDMIYRINAESDANPFTERLFKSFKLSKTLY; encoded by the coding sequence ATGTGGAAATTTATCATTGGGATTGTTAGAAAGTTAAAGCCGGGCATGGCAGCTGCCCTTCCTATTTTGCTGTTTACTCTATTTATCTTGCTCAACGTGGCTATATGGTGGGCAGGACCTTGGCTAGAGGTATTCGGCACAAAACCGTTAGAGACGCTAATGGCGAGGGGCATTGCAAGTGCACTATTTACGCTGCTTGCTTTGTCGATGTGGGGCATTGGACAGTGGCGTAAACTACAAGGGTTTAAGAGCCAGCAAAAACGAGAAGAACAGCTAAAGCATGACCCTATTTCTGTTTATGAAGAGCGTCAGGAAGCTGAGCTAAACGGCGTGATGAAAGAGTTGAAGCAAAGCCTCAACACACGCAATTACCTCTATTCTTTGCCTTGGTATTTGGTACTCGGTCTTGAGAATGCGGGGAAAACAAGTCTAATTAACCGTTCAGGGCAAAGTTTTGCACTCTCCTCTGTGATGCGTGCATCAGGACAAAAAAGTGAGAATCCATATTCATTTGATTGGTGGATTGGGGACGAGTCGGTACTGATTGACCCGGACGGCGAACTCCTGACCCAAGGTAACCGTAGCGAGGAAAATGACGGTGAGCTAGAGCGTCGTTTGTGGCTTAATTTTGTTACCTGGTTAGAAAAAACGCGTAGCAGAAGACCTCTGAACGGCATTGTTTTAGCGTTAGATATTTCTCATCTTGCAACGTCGAGCACTTCAGAGCGTAAGGTGTATGCCAACCTTCTTAGAGCTCGTCTGCGTGAGCTGATGGAAACCTTGTCAACTCGTTTGCCTGTCTACATTACTTTGACCAAGTTGGACCTGCTTTATGGATTTGAACCCTTCTTTAAGCATTACTCCAAAGCTCAGCGTGACGAAGTCTTGGGCTTCACGTTTTCGTTGGAATCGGTCGATAACTTAGATCATTGGCTTGAGGAGTTTTCAAACGACTACCAGCAGTTTGTTACGCGAATCAATCAACTGTTCCCTTATGCTGTCGCGGAGCCGCTAGAGCAAGAAGAGCGCGATGCGATCTACAGCTTTACCCGTCAAATTGCAGGGCTGCAGGATATTCTTAAGGCATTTTTCCAAGATGCACTCTCCAGTGATCAGTTCTCTACTTCGGCGCTAGTGCGAGGTGCCTATTTTACCTCGGTCTATCAGCAAGGCGTGCCAAGCAACGCGTTTGGTGACTCGGCATCACGTCGTTATGGTCTTTCTCATGCGGTAAACAAAGCGCAGAACGCGAAAAACTCAACGATATATTTTACGCAAAAGCTGTTTAGTAATGTGATCTACCCAGAGGCAGGGCTCGCTTCAGACAACTTCCGCGTTGCTAAGCATAAACGCCGTTTGGTTGGGTTGTCGGTCACCGCATGTTTGGTGGCGACGGTACTACTAACTGGTACATGGCATCGTTACTACTTAACCAATGTTAATCAGTCAGACGCCGTGCTAACCAAAGTGAACGAGTACAAATCTCAGTATCCTTCGAATCTTTCATTGGCTTCGCAAAAAGACATTCTTGAACCACTCAACAAGATTCGTCAGGCTACGCTTGAGTTTGGCTTTTTCCGCGATAAGCCTCGTTACATCTCTGACTTCGGTTTGTATCAGGGGCACACCATTGGCCCAATGGTTGAAGATACCTATTTGAACTTACTCGAAAATCGCTTTTTACCGCTTTTGATGGCGGATGTTGTCGTCGCCCTTGAGCAAGCAGAGAGCGAAGAAGATAAGCTCGCGGTACTTCGTGTTTATCGAATGATGGTAGATAAGAGCGGACGTTATGAAGAGTATGTGTTGGACTACTTTGGCAAGTACTGGCAGCGTGCGTTTGCAGGGCAAAAACAGGTGCAAGGCGAGTTGCTTGATCACCTTGACTATGCCATGCGTCATACAGATATTGCTGGCGCAAGGTTTGCGGGGGACGAGTTAGCTGAGCGAATTATGAAGCCGTATGATCGGACAATCGCAAGTGCTCAGGCAGAGCTGAGTACCATGCCTAATGATCAGCGCGTTTACCGCAACTTAAAATTGAATGCGCAGACGGTACTGGGGCCCTCAATCAGTATTCGCAATCTTGTTGGGCCTATCTTCGATATCGTCTTTGAAGAACGCGCGGTGAATAACAGTTTGTATATTCCTCAGATGTTGACGCGTGAAGGTTTTGAAAACTACTTTATGCCGCGTACCGAGTCCGTTTCTGAACTGGCATTGATTGATAGTTGGGTATTAGGCCAATCAAAAACCGCTCAGTTTAGTGAAGCCGATAAGCGAGTATTGCGAGAGAAGATCCGCAGTCTTTATGTCGCGGACTACGTTAATACATGGCGAGCGGCGCTCAATGATATCGATGTGAAATATTTCACCGATATTAATGAAGCGGTAATGGTTCTTGAGAACCTGACCGGTAATGTTGAACCATTACAAAGGTTACTAAGAACGTTAGAGAACAATACGCACGTAATCGCAGGACTTGAGGCGGATAGTGAAGCGAACGAGGAGTTGATCAAGAGCTCTAAATATAAAGTGGCCTCAAGCATTCAATCGCCATTTTCAGAGCTGAATTTGATGTTGAAATCGGTTGGTGATCAACCTGCCTATATTAATGAAGTACTGGCATCGGTTGATGAACTGAAAACCTACTTAAAAGCGATTCAAGAGTCTCCGGATATCGGTATGGCGGCGCTGGATGCCACCAAGGCTCGCGTTAAGCTGGTGAGTGTGGACCCAATCTACACACTAAAACGTATTTCCTCGGGTTTACCAAGACCACTCGATAGCATGGTTGCCAAGTTGGCCGATGAGAGTTGGTACGTGGTGAAGCAAGAAGCGATTAAGCACTTGGAAGTTCGTTGGTATGAAGATGTTTATAAACCTTACTACACGAAGCTCGCTAGCCGTTATCCGTTTAAGCCAGGCTCAGAGAAAGATGTCGCGTTAGAGGACTTTGAAGCGTTTTTTGCCCCACAAGGCACCTTGGACAGTTTCTACAATAATCAGTTGAAAGTGTTTATTGATGAAAACATAGCCGTCGATGATTACGATGCCTCGCAATCGCTGATTCGTCCTGAAGTGTTGGCGCAAATCGAACAAGCGCAAAGAATCCGTCAAGCCTTCTTCAATCGTAAAGGCATTTTGGATGTGAACTTCTCGGTTGAGCCGCTGCATTTAAGTGGCAACAAACGCAGAAGTATTCTCAATGTGGACGGGCAGTTCTTATCTTACAGTCATGGGCCGCGTGAAGGTGTCGAACTGATTTGGCCAAACACACTACGAGATTCTGCGGTATCTAAGGTGACATTGGTTCCGACGAAATCGAACCTATCACCAAGAAGTATCAACTTAAAAGGACCGTGGGCATTTTTCCGCTTATTGGAACAAGGCAGCGTGATGTCTGCGAGTAAAACTTCAGTGGACTACCGATTCGCGGTTGATGGTGGTGACATGATTTATCGTATCAACGCTGAATCAGATGCCAACCCATTTACGGAACGATTGTTCAAGTCGTTTAAGTTATCAAAGACCCTCTATTAA
- the tssA gene encoding type VI secretion system protein TssA, with amino-acid sequence MELTQYRASIVRPISNDSPVGERLLDEPLFDFIEDQMMKVGSLSHASVQWQEVEHSAITLLNEKSKDVKLLVYLLQCLHHQLTPNRLIVSFGVMSDFIQHYWDECYPAPGKRGNLPRRKFFSQMCQRFSMAMEKFEFASLDAQAREELQAAVELWRDVIEGQNLASDLSESVVTHVLNQLTRQQEREKAQQNAAQTAATHASEQTSSGAVSSAITVDNSSDKAAKQTLLKVAEYLAEQEFGTALAIRVRRHALWGAITALPDHNKQGETLLRGMQTERVKEYQDQLQQPDLALWRKVEQSLVNAPYWFEGQLMSYEIAKALGQERWCHAIQEETQAFVERFPSVSELKFKDGSAFLPDAVRDWLSRRDASSGGAPITGSWQDKREEAFNLARDGGIAVAMSMLNDGLVSAVEPRERFYWRLLSADLLQQYHLEAMAKGQYQTLQQEIMQTSVTEWEPSLIAQLERNTAAD; translated from the coding sequence ATGGAGTTAACCCAATATCGAGCAAGTATCGTTCGACCCATTAGCAATGACTCTCCCGTTGGAGAACGGTTACTTGATGAGCCCTTGTTTGATTTTATTGAGGATCAAATGATGAAAGTGGGCTCCTTGTCTCATGCCAGTGTGCAATGGCAAGAAGTTGAACATAGCGCTATAACCCTGCTCAACGAAAAAAGTAAGGACGTGAAACTCTTGGTGTATTTGCTTCAGTGTTTACATCATCAGTTGACGCCGAACCGCTTAATTGTCTCTTTTGGAGTGATGAGTGATTTTATTCAGCACTACTGGGATGAATGCTATCCCGCTCCGGGCAAAAGGGGCAACTTGCCGCGCAGAAAATTCTTTAGCCAGATGTGCCAGCGCTTCTCAATGGCGATGGAGAAGTTTGAGTTTGCGAGTTTAGATGCTCAGGCAAGAGAAGAGTTACAAGCCGCGGTGGAGCTTTGGCGAGACGTGATTGAAGGGCAAAACCTCGCCTCCGATCTCTCCGAGTCTGTCGTCACCCATGTATTAAACCAATTGACGCGTCAGCAAGAGCGAGAAAAAGCTCAGCAAAATGCTGCGCAGACAGCGGCGACTCATGCCAGTGAGCAAACAAGCAGCGGAGCGGTTTCCTCTGCGATAACCGTTGATAACTCGAGCGATAAGGCGGCGAAGCAAACCTTGCTGAAAGTCGCCGAGTATCTTGCTGAACAAGAGTTCGGTACCGCATTGGCGATACGAGTGCGTCGACATGCGCTATGGGGAGCGATTACCGCCCTTCCCGATCATAACAAGCAAGGTGAAACACTACTTAGAGGGATGCAAACGGAGCGGGTAAAAGAGTATCAAGATCAACTGCAGCAGCCAGATCTCGCGTTATGGAGAAAGGTGGAGCAGAGCTTAGTCAATGCGCCGTATTGGTTTGAGGGGCAGTTGATGAGTTATGAGATCGCTAAAGCACTAGGACAAGAGCGATGGTGTCATGCAATTCAAGAAGAAACGCAAGCATTTGTAGAGCGCTTTCCAAGTGTTAGTGAGCTTAAGTTTAAAGATGGTTCGGCATTTTTGCCCGACGCTGTCCGTGATTGGTTAAGTCGGCGAGATGCCTCCTCAGGGGGAGCACCGATCACTGGAAGCTGGCAAGACAAGCGTGAAGAAGCGTTTAACTTAGCCAGAGACGGTGGTATCGCTGTGGCGATGTCGATGCTCAATGACGGGCTGGTCAGTGCAGTTGAGCCACGCGAGCGTTTTTACTGGCGTTTATTGAGCGCCGATCTTTTGCAGCAATATCATTTAGAGGCGATGGCAAAAGGTCAATATCAAACCTTACAGCAAGAAATAATGCAGACGAGCGTCACTGAGTGGGAGCCGTCACTGATAGCACAGCTAGAGCGAAATACAGCGGCAGATTAA
- the vasI gene encoding type VI secretion system-associated protein VasI translates to MKMFNSLGFLLVVGVLHSNLSVAGDKALERLGQAQQCTSIAERLERLNCFDQLFNTPMVMVRNEDVADDKPQAWHMAFDSTSDNQVLNLVKNGSEESGDAWLTLRARHVEGEQAPVLLMSCINNISRIELALPEAMDAARIRVSIARGPAQSWRSDDVGVLYSSAQGMPAIAMMKAMSKDSRLILRSNAPQVDGLHFDTAQLSQALKPLKTRCGW, encoded by the coding sequence ATGAAGATGTTCAACTCTTTAGGCTTTCTGCTGGTGGTCGGAGTGCTGCATTCAAACCTTAGTGTGGCAGGCGATAAGGCGCTGGAACGATTAGGCCAAGCACAGCAGTGTACGTCTATAGCGGAGCGGTTAGAGCGGCTTAATTGCTTTGATCAGTTGTTTAATACACCGATGGTGATGGTGCGCAACGAGGACGTGGCAGATGACAAGCCACAGGCTTGGCACATGGCGTTTGACTCTACATCAGACAATCAAGTGCTGAACTTAGTGAAAAACGGCAGTGAAGAGAGTGGCGATGCTTGGTTAACACTTCGCGCACGACATGTCGAGGGTGAACAGGCTCCGGTGCTGCTGATGAGCTGCATTAACAACATTAGTCGGATTGAGCTGGCGTTGCCTGAAGCGATGGATGCCGCTCGGATTCGTGTTTCTATCGCAAGAGGTCCTGCACAAAGTTGGCGCAGTGATGACGTTGGTGTGCTGTATTCATCCGCTCAGGGGATGCCAGCAATTGCAATGATGAAAGCGATGTCAAAGGACTCAAGGTTAATATTACGTTCAAATGCGCCTCAAGTGGATGGATTACATTTTGATACCGCGCAACTGAGTCAAGCATTGAAACCTCTTAAAACACGGTGTGGGTGGTAA
- a CDS encoding sigma-54 interaction domain-containing protein gives MSRWLERVTELIGIKTKSELAMQFAQALTDELSLSSCLILMPTPDGRRLVPHDAQVNASWAVNDLNTPFAHVLQSASPMSLSADELLFWQSDRAFAELVASVGMFESVCIQPLPIGSNHVQLLLHMQGDPKVVSAAFGCDDGKKFIDVFTKQWHLLEEIEQEQRDIQVLTESLHDMQRDTKQRDLADKLSQSLIGQSAVMQRLRQQIISAAESHLSVMVQGETGTGKELVAQAIHQLSNVSAKPMVAINCAAIPENLLESELFGYCKGAFSGADSDREGLIAQADGGTLFLDEIGDMPLSLQAKLLRVLETKKFRPIGGKEELNSDFRLVSATHVNLLAQVRSKQFRQDLYYRLFQYPLTLPKLAERLEDVDLLSQHFVREFNQQHGTQIRGLHYRALDCLKQYSFPGNVRELKHLVEFGCAQCREELEVSEASFANRIACLNVELQSSELAFNPPSASASSTQDEVGSVLNGDFSAISDLKKAVNDYEEVIIRARLNQFAGDRGRTAKSLGIPKRTLAYKCQKLEIKAL, from the coding sequence ATGTCTAGGTGGCTAGAGCGAGTGACTGAACTTATCGGTATAAAAACCAAGAGTGAACTGGCAATGCAATTTGCTCAGGCTCTGACCGATGAGCTCAGTTTATCCAGTTGCTTGATTCTAATGCCGACCCCCGATGGCCGTCGGCTTGTGCCCCATGATGCGCAAGTCAATGCCTCTTGGGCGGTGAATGATCTCAATACGCCTTTTGCCCATGTACTGCAAAGTGCCAGCCCCATGTCACTTTCTGCTGATGAACTGCTGTTTTGGCAATCTGATCGCGCGTTTGCCGAGTTAGTGGCGAGTGTCGGGATGTTTGAAAGCGTTTGTATACAGCCGCTGCCGATCGGCTCCAACCATGTGCAACTGTTGTTGCATATGCAGGGTGACCCCAAAGTCGTGTCCGCTGCGTTTGGTTGTGATGATGGTAAGAAGTTTATCGATGTGTTCACTAAACAATGGCATTTGCTGGAAGAAATAGAGCAAGAGCAACGAGATATCCAAGTGCTGACCGAGTCTTTGCATGATATGCAGCGAGATACCAAACAGCGAGATCTGGCTGACAAGCTATCTCAGTCATTGATTGGTCAAAGTGCGGTGATGCAGCGGTTACGCCAGCAAATTATCAGCGCGGCTGAATCTCATCTCTCTGTGATGGTGCAAGGCGAGACGGGGACGGGTAAAGAGTTGGTGGCGCAAGCGATCCATCAGTTGTCGAATGTCAGTGCTAAACCTATGGTGGCGATCAACTGTGCTGCGATTCCTGAAAACTTACTCGAGAGTGAATTATTTGGTTACTGCAAAGGGGCCTTTTCAGGTGCTGATTCGGACCGTGAAGGTCTGATTGCACAGGCTGATGGTGGCACCCTGTTTCTCGATGAAATTGGTGATATGCCGCTCTCTCTACAAGCAAAGTTGCTGCGCGTATTAGAAACGAAAAAGTTCCGCCCAATCGGTGGGAAAGAGGAGCTGAATTCGGACTTCCGCCTTGTTTCGGCAACGCACGTAAATTTGTTAGCTCAAGTGAGAAGTAAGCAGTTCAGACAAGATCTTTATTACCGTTTATTTCAGTATCCATTGACGCTACCCAAACTGGCTGAACGACTTGAGGATGTTGACTTACTTAGCCAGCATTTTGTCCGCGAGTTCAATCAGCAACACGGCACGCAAATTCGAGGGCTTCACTATCGGGCGTTAGATTGCCTCAAACAGTACTCTTTTCCGGGCAACGTACGAGAACTGAAGCATCTTGTTGAGTTTGGTTGTGCACAATGTCGTGAAGAGTTAGAGGTGAGTGAAGCCAGTTTTGCTAACCGTATTGCTTGTCTAAATGTCGAGTTACAAAGTTCAGAGCTTGCTTTTAATCCGCCTAGCGCTTCGGCATCAAGCACTCAAGATGAAGTCGGTTCGGTTCTAAATGGAGACTTCTCAGCAATCAGTGACCTTAAAAAAGCGGTCAATGATTATGAAGAGGTGATCATTCGTGCGCGGCTGAATCAGTTTGCAGGTGATCGAGGGCGAACGGCAAAAAGTTTGGGGATTCCTAAGCGGACATTGGCATACAAGTGCCAGAAGTTGGAGATAAAAGCGCTATGA